A window of Candidatus Acidiferrales bacterium genomic DNA:
CGGGCATCTCCTCTGATATTCGCACCGTAAGCCCGGATTATTTCCGCACGCTGGGAATTTCGCCGTTGCGCGGCCGGTTTTTTTCTCCAGCGGATTCGTCCGGCGCGGCCAAAGTGGTCGTCGTCAATCAGGAATTTGTGCGCGAGAAATTTGCCCATAGCGATCCCATCGGACAAAATCTCGAGATAGAAGGCGGCCAGCCCTGGCAAGTTGTGGGCGTGGTGGGCGATGTGAAATCGCAATTGGACCAGCCGGCCCCGCCAACCGTTTTTGTTCCTCTTGCGCAGGATTCAGGAGCAATTCAGGGTTATCAGTCGTGGTTCCCGGTGTCGATTCTCGTGCGCACGGCGCAGCCGCCTTTGAGCTTGAGCCACGCTTTGGAAACGGCAGTTCACGATGCCGCGCCGGATTTGCCGACCGGGCACATCGAATCCATGGATCAGATTCGCTCGACGGCGCTTTCTTTCCAGCGATTTCTGATGTTTCTGATGAGCGTCTTCGCTGCTCTTGCGCTCATCCTCGCCGCTGTGGGAACTTACGGCGTCATGGCCTATTCTATCGCGCAGCGAACACACGAGATTGGCATTCGCATGGCGCTGGGGGCGCGCCCTTCGGATGTGTTGCGCATGGTGATCGGTCAGGGCATGCTGCTCGCGGCCATTGGGCTCTTATTGGGAATTGGTGGCGCGTTGGAAACCACACAGCTCCTGGCTTCGCAACTCTACGGCGTGAAGCCTACGGACCCGGTTGTTCTCGCCGCTGGGATCGGCCTGCTCGGGCTCGTCTCATTGCTGGCATGCTATATTCCGGCGCATCGTGCCGCGCGCGTCGATCCTTTGGTGGCTCTGCGTTATGAGTAGTTGCTATTCCGTTTTCTTGGGAAGGCTGGACCAATGACTTCACTCGATACACAGCGCTGGCGCGTTCTCGTCGCGGACGATCAGCCGGACGTCCGCGAAGCGCTGCGGCTGCTCCTCAAGGGCGAAGGATTTGACACGGATGCCGTTCCTTCTCCCGCAACATTGCTGACTTCACTTGACACCCGCGAATACGACGCCGTTCTCATGGACTTGAACTATGCGCGCGATACGACTTCCGGCCAGGAAGGGCTCGACCTGCTGACGGAAATTCGCACGCGCGATGGCAGCCTTCCGGTCATCGTGATGACCGCCTGGGGCAGCCTCAATCTCGCCGTCGAAGCCATGCGCCGCGGCGCCAAGGATTTCATCCAGAAGCCCTGGGAGAATGCGCGCCTGCTGGCCATTTTGCGCACGCAAATCGAGCTGGCCCACGCTATTCGCCACAGCGTGCGTCTCGAGGCGGAAAATCGCCTGTTGCGCGCCGATGGCCGCCCCATGCTCATCGCCGAATCCGCCGTCATGCGTCCAGTGATGGAATTGATTGCGCGCGTCGGCCCTTCGGACGCGAACATTCTCATCACCGGCGAGCATGGCACGGGAAAAGAGGTGATTGCGCGAACGCTTCAGGCGCTTTCTACGCGCGCGGGAAAGCCTTTTGTCACGGTCAATGCCGGCGGCCTGCCCGAAGGCGTCTTCGAAAGCGAGCTTTTCGGCCACGTCAAAGGAGCGTTCACCGACGCCAAAGCTGACCGCGTTGGCCGCTTCGAGCTGGCCGATGGCGGAACGCTCTTCCTCGACGAAATCGCCAACGTGCCTTTGAATTTGCAGGCCAAGCTGCTGCGCACTTTGGAAATTGGCGAACTCGAACGCGTCGGCTCCTCGACCACGCGCCGTGTGGATGTGCGCATCCTCTCGGCCACGAACGCCGACGTGCAAAAAGAAGTCGAATCCGGCCGCTTCCGCGAAGACTTGCTTTTCCGTTTGAACACCATCGAGATTCATCTGCCACCTTTGCGCGAACGCAAAGAGGATATCCCGCTCCTCGCCATGCATTTCCTGCGGCAATCCGCGCAGCGATATCGCAAAAGCATCAAGGCGTTTGAGCCCACAGCGATGAAGGTTTTGATGGATCATCCCTGGCCCGGAAACGTTCGCGAGCTCGACCACTCCGTCGAGCGCGCCGTGCTGCTCGCCGAAGGCCCGGAAGTCCGCGCCAGCGATCTTGGCCTTCGTCCCGTGCGCGAGGGAAATATACGCATCGAAGATATGGGCCTGGAGGACGTCGAGCGCGCTTTGATTCAAAAAGCCATGAGCCGCTATGGCGGAAACGTGAGCCACGCGAGCAAGGCGCTCGGGCTCAGCCGCAGCGCGCTCTACCGGCGCCTGCAGAAACATAGTTTGTGAAGCCTCTCGCCTACGAACGCCGCATTCTCATCCGTGCCCTCCTCGCGGGGCTTTCCGGATCGACGGTAGGGCTTGTCCTTCTTTGGACCGGCCAGCACGATCCGAAGATCGTATGGACGCTCACGATTGTGATTGTCGTCTCATGGCTCGCGTTTGCGTTCAGCGCGCAGAGCCGCGTCACGTTCCCTTTGCGCACTGTGTCCAACATGCTTGCCGCTCTTCACGAAGGTGACTTTTCCATTCGCGCCCGCGGCGCGGAAACTCCCGACGCCCTTGGCGAAGTGATGCGCGAGGTCAACGCGCTCGGTGAGACGCTCTATCAGCAGCGCCTCGGCGCCGTGGAAGCGACGGCTCTGCTGCGCAAGGTGATGGAGGAGATCGATATCGCTGTCTTCGCGTTCGATTCTTCGAATCGCCTTCGTCTGCTCAATCGCGCCGGCGAGCACATCCTGAATCGGCCCGCGGAGCGCGCTCTGGGCCGCACAGCCAAGGAACTCGGCGTGGAAATCTGCCTGACCGTTGAAACGCCTCACGTCGCGCAGATCGCTTTTCCCGGCAAAATGGGCCGCTGGGAAATTCATCGCGGCAACTTTCGCGAAGGTGGCAAGCCGCATCAGTTGGTTGTTATCTCCGATCTCAGCCAGGCTCTTCGCGAGGAGGAGCGCCTTGCCTGGCAGCGGTTGATTCGCGTCATCGGCCACGAATTGAATAATTCCCTCGCGCCGATCAAATCCATCGCGGAAAGCCTTTCCGGCCTTATGGCGAGGTCAAAGCGTCCTTCGGATTGGGAAGATGATTTGAGCCGCGGACTTACCGTCATCGCCAGCCGTACCGACGGTTTGTCTCGCTTCATGAATGCATATTCGCGCCTCGCGCGCCTTCCCGCGCCGCAATTTCGTCCCATGGAAGTTGGCCCGTGGGTTCTCCGCTCCGCGGCGCTGGATCCGCGCATGCAGATCCCCGTTCAGGCGGGACCAGAGCTTACGATTCAAGCGGATCCGGACCAGCTCGATCAGGTCCTCATCAATTTAGTAAAAAATGCCGTCGAAGCCGCGAGCGAAACTGGCGGCGGCGTGAATGTCGGATGGGAAGCGCGGGATGGTACGCTGGAAGTTTGGGTCCGCGACGAAGGCCCGGGAATTCCGAGTGCCGCGAACCTTTTCGTGCCGTTTTTTACCACCAAGCCCAGCGGCTCCGGCATCGGCCTGGTTCTCAGCCGGCAAATCGCTGAAGCTCATGGCGGAAGCCTGAGCCTG
This region includes:
- a CDS encoding sigma-54 dependent transcriptional regulator; the protein is MTSLDTQRWRVLVADDQPDVREALRLLLKGEGFDTDAVPSPATLLTSLDTREYDAVLMDLNYARDTTSGQEGLDLLTEIRTRDGSLPVIVMTAWGSLNLAVEAMRRGAKDFIQKPWENARLLAILRTQIELAHAIRHSVRLEAENRLLRADGRPMLIAESAVMRPVMELIARVGPSDANILITGEHGTGKEVIARTLQALSTRAGKPFVTVNAGGLPEGVFESELFGHVKGAFTDAKADRVGRFELADGGTLFLDEIANVPLNLQAKLLRTLEIGELERVGSSTTRRVDVRILSATNADVQKEVESGRFREDLLFRLNTIEIHLPPLRERKEDIPLLAMHFLRQSAQRYRKSIKAFEPTAMKVLMDHPWPGNVRELDHSVERAVLLAEGPEVRASDLGLRPVREGNIRIEDMGLEDVERALIQKAMSRYGGNVSHASKALGLSRSALYRRLQKHSL
- a CDS encoding ATP-binding protein, which gives rise to MKPLAYERRILIRALLAGLSGSTVGLVLLWTGQHDPKIVWTLTIVIVVSWLAFAFSAQSRVTFPLRTVSNMLAALHEGDFSIRARGAETPDALGEVMREVNALGETLYQQRLGAVEATALLRKVMEEIDIAVFAFDSSNRLRLLNRAGEHILNRPAERALGRTAKELGVEICLTVETPHVAQIAFPGKMGRWEIHRGNFREGGKPHQLVVISDLSQALREEERLAWQRLIRVIGHELNNSLAPIKSIAESLSGLMARSKRPSDWEDDLSRGLTVIASRTDGLSRFMNAYSRLARLPAPQFRPMEVGPWVLRSAALDPRMQIPVQAGPELTIQADPDQLDQVLINLVKNAVEAASETGGGVNVGWEARDGTLEVWVRDEGPGIPSAANLFVPFFTTKPSGSGIGLVLSRQIAEAHGGSLSLENVAVGHGCEARLRLPVNKN